From the Homo sapiens chromosome 1, GRCh38.p14 Primary Assembly genome, one window contains:
- the ZBTB7B gene encoding zinc finger and BTB domain-containing protein 7B isoform X3: MSAAPWPGWQGLAPGQGTVGPGGVAARPLSVQEKMGSPEDDLIGIPFPDHSSELLSCLNEQRQLGHLCDLTIRTQGLEYRTHRAVLAACSHYFKKLFTEGGGGAVMGAGGSGTATGGAGAGVCELDFVGPEALGALLEFAYTATLTTSSANMPAVLQAARLLEIPCVIAACMEILQGSGLEAPSPDEDDCERARQYLEAFATATASGVPNGEDSPPQVPLPPPPPPPPRPVARRSRKPRKAFLQTKGARANHLVPEVPTVPAHPLTYEEEEVAGRVGSSGGSGPGDSYSPPTGTASPPEGPQSYEPYEGEEEEEELVYPPAYGLAQGGGPPLSPEELGSDEDAIDPDLMAYLSSLHQDNLAPGLDSQDKLVRKRRSQMPQECPVCHKIIHGAGKLPRHMRTHTGEKPFACEVCGVRFTRNDKLKIHMRKHTGERPYSCPHCPARFLHSYDLKNHMHLHTGDRPYECHLCHKAFAKEDHLQRHLKGQNCLEVRTRRRRKDDAPPHYPPPSTAAASPAGLDLSNGHLDTFRLSLARFWEQSAPTGPPVSTPGPPDDDEEEGAPTTPQAEGAMESS, from the exons ATGAGTGCTGCCCCCTGGCCTGGTTGGCAGGGGTTGGCACCCGGGCAAGGAACTGTG GGGCCAGGAGGAGTTGCCGCCAGGCCCCTCAGCGTTCAG GAGAAGATGGGGAGCCCCGAGGATGACCTGATTGGGATTCCATTCCCGGACCACAGCAGTGAGCTCCTGAGCTGCCTCAATGAGCAGCGCCAGCTGGGCCACCTATGTGACCTCACCATCCGGACGCAGGGCCTTGAATACCGCACCCACAGGGCTGTGCTAGCTGCCTGTAGCCACTACTTCAAGAAGCTTTTCACTGAGGGCGGTGGCGGAGCTGTCATGGGGGCCGGGGGTAGCGGGACGGCCACTGGGGGAGCAGGGGCCGGTGTGTGTGAGCTGGACTTTGTAGGGCCAGAGGCACTAGGCGCCCTCCTTGAATTTGCCTATACAGCCACACTGACCACCAGCAGCGCCAACATGCCAGCTGTGCTCCAGGCTGCCCGCCTGCTGGAGATCCCGTGTGTCATCGCTGCTTGCATGGAGATTCTGCAGGGCAGTGGGCTAGAAGCTCCCAGCCCGGACGAGGATGACTGTGAGCGAGCCCGCCAGTATCTGGAGGCCTTTGCCACAGCCACGGCCTCTGGAGTTCCCAATGGTGAAGACAGTCCTCCACAGGtgcccctcccaccacctccGCCACCGCCACCTCGGCCTGTTGCCCGCCGCAGCCGCAAGCCCCGGAAAGCTTTCCTGCAAACCAAGGGGGCCAGAGCAAACCACCTAGTCCCTGAGGTGCCCACAGTGCCCGCCCATCCCTTGACCtatgaggaggaggaggtggcggGCAGAGTGGGCAGCAGTGGGGGCAGTGGGCCGGGGGACAGCTACAGCCCTCCCACAGGAACTGCCTCCCCTCCTGAGGGTCCCCAGAGCTACGAACCCTATGAGggtgaggaagaagaagaggagctgGTATATCCCCCAGCCTATGGGCTGGCGCAGGGTGGCGGGCCCCCGCTGTCCCCAGAGGAGCTGGGCTCAGATGAGGATGCCATCGATCCTGACCTGATGGCCTACCTAAGCTCCCTGCACCAGGACAACCTGGCACCAGGCCTGGACAGCCAAGACAAGCTGGTGCGCAAACGCCGCTCCCAGATGCCTCAGGAGTGCCCTGTCTGCCACAAGATCATCCATGGGGCAGGCAAACTGCCTCGCCACATGAGGACCCACACAGGCGAGAAGCCCTTTGCCTGCGAGGTCTGCGGTGTTCGATTCACCAG GAACGACAAGCTGAAGATCCACATGCGGAAGCACACGGGAGAGCGCCCCTACTCATGCCCGCACTGCCCAGCCCGCTTCCTGCACAGCTACGACCTCAAGAACCACATGCACCTGCACACAGGGGACCGGCCCTATGAGTGCCACCTGTGCCACAAGGCTTTCGCCAAGGAGGACCACCTGCAGCGCCACCTCAAAGGCCAGAACTGCCTGGAGGTGCGCACCCGACGGCGCCGCAAGGACGATGCACCACCCCACTACCCACCACCCTCTACCGCTGCTGCATCCCCCGCTGGCCTCGACCTCTCCAATGGCCACCTGGACACCTTCCGCCTCTCTCTAGCTCGATTCTGGGAGCAGTCAGCCCCCACTGGGCCCCCGGTCTCTACCCCAGGGCCCCCTGATGACGATGAGGAGGAAGGGGCACCCACCACACCCCAGGCTGAAGGTGCCATGGAGTCCTCTTAA
- the ZBTB7B gene encoding zinc finger and BTB domain-containing protein 7B isoform X1, whose translation MASCKLSSKKTGREPEAGVGVGGWREKGDRSKGEGWPAKAPGALGRASGLSIIPGRKMLQPGPHPPSPQAAAPGEAWPGPSQAPWQSLEEKMGSPEDDLIGIPFPDHSSELLSCLNEQRQLGHLCDLTIRTQGLEYRTHRAVLAACSHYFKKLFTEGGGGAVMGAGGSGTATGGAGAGVCELDFVGPEALGALLEFAYTATLTTSSANMPAVLQAARLLEIPCVIAACMEILQGSGLEAPSPDEDDCERARQYLEAFATATASGVPNGEDSPPQVPLPPPPPPPPRPVARRSRKPRKAFLQTKGARANHLVPEVPTVPAHPLTYEEEEVAGRVGSSGGSGPGDSYSPPTGTASPPEGPQSYEPYEGEEEEEELVYPPAYGLAQGGGPPLSPEELGSDEDAIDPDLMAYLSSLHQDNLAPGLDSQDKLVRKRRSQMPQECPVCHKIIHGAGKLPRHMRTHTGEKPFACEVCGVRFTRNDKLKIHMRKHTGERPYSCPHCPARFLHSYDLKNHMHLHTGDRPYECHLCHKAFAKEDHLQRHLKGQNCLEVRTRRRRKDDAPPHYPPPSTAAASPAGLDLSNGHLDTFRLSLARFWEQSAPTGPPVSTPGPPDDDEEEGAPTTPQAEGAMESS comes from the exons ATGGCTTCGTGCAAACTTAGCTCcaaaaaaacaggaagagaacCTGAGGctggagttggggtgggggggtggagggagaaaggagacagAAGTAAGGGGGAGGGGTGGCCAGCCAAGGCACCAGGAGCGTTGGGAAGAGCCTCAGGTCTCTCCATCATCCCTGGCAGGAAGATGTTACAGCCTGGTCCTCATCCTCCCTCACCCCAAGCTGCTGCTCCTGGAGAAGCCTGGCCAGGCCCCTCTCAGGCTCCCTGGCAGAGCCTAGAG GAGAAGATGGGGAGCCCCGAGGATGACCTGATTGGGATTCCATTCCCGGACCACAGCAGTGAGCTCCTGAGCTGCCTCAATGAGCAGCGCCAGCTGGGCCACCTATGTGACCTCACCATCCGGACGCAGGGCCTTGAATACCGCACCCACAGGGCTGTGCTAGCTGCCTGTAGCCACTACTTCAAGAAGCTTTTCACTGAGGGCGGTGGCGGAGCTGTCATGGGGGCCGGGGGTAGCGGGACGGCCACTGGGGGAGCAGGGGCCGGTGTGTGTGAGCTGGACTTTGTAGGGCCAGAGGCACTAGGCGCCCTCCTTGAATTTGCCTATACAGCCACACTGACCACCAGCAGCGCCAACATGCCAGCTGTGCTCCAGGCTGCCCGCCTGCTGGAGATCCCGTGTGTCATCGCTGCTTGCATGGAGATTCTGCAGGGCAGTGGGCTAGAAGCTCCCAGCCCGGACGAGGATGACTGTGAGCGAGCCCGCCAGTATCTGGAGGCCTTTGCCACAGCCACGGCCTCTGGAGTTCCCAATGGTGAAGACAGTCCTCCACAGGtgcccctcccaccacctccGCCACCGCCACCTCGGCCTGTTGCCCGCCGCAGCCGCAAGCCCCGGAAAGCTTTCCTGCAAACCAAGGGGGCCAGAGCAAACCACCTAGTCCCTGAGGTGCCCACAGTGCCCGCCCATCCCTTGACCtatgaggaggaggaggtggcggGCAGAGTGGGCAGCAGTGGGGGCAGTGGGCCGGGGGACAGCTACAGCCCTCCCACAGGAACTGCCTCCCCTCCTGAGGGTCCCCAGAGCTACGAACCCTATGAGggtgaggaagaagaagaggagctgGTATATCCCCCAGCCTATGGGCTGGCGCAGGGTGGCGGGCCCCCGCTGTCCCCAGAGGAGCTGGGCTCAGATGAGGATGCCATCGATCCTGACCTGATGGCCTACCTAAGCTCCCTGCACCAGGACAACCTGGCACCAGGCCTGGACAGCCAAGACAAGCTGGTGCGCAAACGCCGCTCCCAGATGCCTCAGGAGTGCCCTGTCTGCCACAAGATCATCCATGGGGCAGGCAAACTGCCTCGCCACATGAGGACCCACACAGGCGAGAAGCCCTTTGCCTGCGAGGTCTGCGGTGTTCGATTCACCAG GAACGACAAGCTGAAGATCCACATGCGGAAGCACACGGGAGAGCGCCCCTACTCATGCCCGCACTGCCCAGCCCGCTTCCTGCACAGCTACGACCTCAAGAACCACATGCACCTGCACACAGGGGACCGGCCCTATGAGTGCCACCTGTGCCACAAGGCTTTCGCCAAGGAGGACCACCTGCAGCGCCACCTCAAAGGCCAGAACTGCCTGGAGGTGCGCACCCGACGGCGCCGCAAGGACGATGCACCACCCCACTACCCACCACCCTCTACCGCTGCTGCATCCCCCGCTGGCCTCGACCTCTCCAATGGCCACCTGGACACCTTCCGCCTCTCTCTAGCTCGATTCTGGGAGCAGTCAGCCCCCACTGGGCCCCCGGTCTCTACCCCAGGGCCCCCTGATGACGATGAGGAGGAAGGGGCACCCACCACACCCCAGGCTGAAGGTGCCATGGAGTCCTCTTAA
- the ZBTB7B gene encoding zinc finger and BTB domain-containing protein 7B isoform X4: MLQPGPHPPSPQAAAPGEAWPGPSQAPWQSLEEKMGSPEDDLIGIPFPDHSSELLSCLNEQRQLGHLCDLTIRTQGLEYRTHRAVLAACSHYFKKLFTEGGGGAVMGAGGSGTATGGAGAGVCELDFVGPEALGALLEFAYTATLTTSSANMPAVLQAARLLEIPCVIAACMEILQGSGLEAPSPDEDDCERARQYLEAFATATASGVPNGEDSPPQVPLPPPPPPPPRPVARRSRKPRKAFLQTKGARANHLVPEVPTVPAHPLTYEEEEVAGRVGSSGGSGPGDSYSPPTGTASPPEGPQSYEPYEGEEEEEELVYPPAYGLAQGGGPPLSPEELGSDEDAIDPDLMAYLSSLHQDNLAPGLDSQDKLVRKRRSQMPQECPVCHKIIHGAGKLPRHMRTHTGEKPFACEVCGVRFTRNDKLKIHMRKHTGERPYSCPHCPARFLHSYDLKNHMHLHTGDRPYECHLCHKAFAKEDHLQRHLKGQNCLEVRTRRRRKDDAPPHYPPPSTAAASPAGLDLSNGHLDTFRLSLARFWEQSAPTGPPVSTPGPPDDDEEEGAPTTPQAEGAMESS, from the exons ATGTTACAGCCTGGTCCTCATCCTCCCTCACCCCAAGCTGCTGCTCCTGGAGAAGCCTGGCCAGGCCCCTCTCAGGCTCCCTGGCAGAGCCTAGAG GAGAAGATGGGGAGCCCCGAGGATGACCTGATTGGGATTCCATTCCCGGACCACAGCAGTGAGCTCCTGAGCTGCCTCAATGAGCAGCGCCAGCTGGGCCACCTATGTGACCTCACCATCCGGACGCAGGGCCTTGAATACCGCACCCACAGGGCTGTGCTAGCTGCCTGTAGCCACTACTTCAAGAAGCTTTTCACTGAGGGCGGTGGCGGAGCTGTCATGGGGGCCGGGGGTAGCGGGACGGCCACTGGGGGAGCAGGGGCCGGTGTGTGTGAGCTGGACTTTGTAGGGCCAGAGGCACTAGGCGCCCTCCTTGAATTTGCCTATACAGCCACACTGACCACCAGCAGCGCCAACATGCCAGCTGTGCTCCAGGCTGCCCGCCTGCTGGAGATCCCGTGTGTCATCGCTGCTTGCATGGAGATTCTGCAGGGCAGTGGGCTAGAAGCTCCCAGCCCGGACGAGGATGACTGTGAGCGAGCCCGCCAGTATCTGGAGGCCTTTGCCACAGCCACGGCCTCTGGAGTTCCCAATGGTGAAGACAGTCCTCCACAGGtgcccctcccaccacctccGCCACCGCCACCTCGGCCTGTTGCCCGCCGCAGCCGCAAGCCCCGGAAAGCTTTCCTGCAAACCAAGGGGGCCAGAGCAAACCACCTAGTCCCTGAGGTGCCCACAGTGCCCGCCCATCCCTTGACCtatgaggaggaggaggtggcggGCAGAGTGGGCAGCAGTGGGGGCAGTGGGCCGGGGGACAGCTACAGCCCTCCCACAGGAACTGCCTCCCCTCCTGAGGGTCCCCAGAGCTACGAACCCTATGAGggtgaggaagaagaagaggagctgGTATATCCCCCAGCCTATGGGCTGGCGCAGGGTGGCGGGCCCCCGCTGTCCCCAGAGGAGCTGGGCTCAGATGAGGATGCCATCGATCCTGACCTGATGGCCTACCTAAGCTCCCTGCACCAGGACAACCTGGCACCAGGCCTGGACAGCCAAGACAAGCTGGTGCGCAAACGCCGCTCCCAGATGCCTCAGGAGTGCCCTGTCTGCCACAAGATCATCCATGGGGCAGGCAAACTGCCTCGCCACATGAGGACCCACACAGGCGAGAAGCCCTTTGCCTGCGAGGTCTGCGGTGTTCGATTCACCAG GAACGACAAGCTGAAGATCCACATGCGGAAGCACACGGGAGAGCGCCCCTACTCATGCCCGCACTGCCCAGCCCGCTTCCTGCACAGCTACGACCTCAAGAACCACATGCACCTGCACACAGGGGACCGGCCCTATGAGTGCCACCTGTGCCACAAGGCTTTCGCCAAGGAGGACCACCTGCAGCGCCACCTCAAAGGCCAGAACTGCCTGGAGGTGCGCACCCGACGGCGCCGCAAGGACGATGCACCACCCCACTACCCACCACCCTCTACCGCTGCTGCATCCCCCGCTGGCCTCGACCTCTCCAATGGCCACCTGGACACCTTCCGCCTCTCTCTAGCTCGATTCTGGGAGCAGTCAGCCCCCACTGGGCCCCCGGTCTCTACCCCAGGGCCCCCTGATGACGATGAGGAGGAAGGGGCACCCACCACACCCCAGGCTGAAGGTGCCATGGAGTCCTCTTAA
- the ZBTB7B gene encoding zinc finger and BTB domain-containing protein 7B isoform 1 (isoform 1 is encoded by transcript variant 2): MGSPEDDLIGIPFPDHSSELLSCLNEQRQLGHLCDLTIRTQGLEYRTHRAVLAACSHYFKKLFTEGGGGAVMGAGGSGTATGGAGAGVCELDFVGPEALGALLEFAYTATLTTSSANMPAVLQAARLLEIPCVIAACMEILQGSGLEAPSPDEDDCERARQYLEAFATATASGVPNGEDSPPQVPLPPPPPPPPRPVARRSRKPRKAFLQTKGARANHLVPEVPTVPAHPLTYEEEEVAGRVGSSGGSGPGDSYSPPTGTASPPEGPQSYEPYEGEEEEEELVYPPAYGLAQGGGPPLSPEELGSDEDAIDPDLMAYLSSLHQDNLAPGLDSQDKLVRKRRSQMPQECPVCHKIIHGAGKLPRHMRTHTGEKPFACEVCGVRFTRNDKLKIHMRKHTGERPYSCPHCPARFLHSYDLKNHMHLHTGDRPYECHLCHKAFAKEDHLQRHLKGQNCLEVRTRRRRKDDAPPHYPPPSTAAASPAGLDLSNGHLDTFRLSLARFWEQSAPTGPPVSTPGPPDDDEEEGAPTTPQAEGAMESS, encoded by the exons ATGGGGAGCCCCGAGGATGACCTGATTGGGATTCCATTCCCGGACCACAGCAGTGAGCTCCTGAGCTGCCTCAATGAGCAGCGCCAGCTGGGCCACCTATGTGACCTCACCATCCGGACGCAGGGCCTTGAATACCGCACCCACAGGGCTGTGCTAGCTGCCTGTAGCCACTACTTCAAGAAGCTTTTCACTGAGGGCGGTGGCGGAGCTGTCATGGGGGCCGGGGGTAGCGGGACGGCCACTGGGGGAGCAGGGGCCGGTGTGTGTGAGCTGGACTTTGTAGGGCCAGAGGCACTAGGCGCCCTCCTTGAATTTGCCTATACAGCCACACTGACCACCAGCAGCGCCAACATGCCAGCTGTGCTCCAGGCTGCCCGCCTGCTGGAGATCCCGTGTGTCATCGCTGCTTGCATGGAGATTCTGCAGGGCAGTGGGCTAGAAGCTCCCAGCCCGGACGAGGATGACTGTGAGCGAGCCCGCCAGTATCTGGAGGCCTTTGCCACAGCCACGGCCTCTGGAGTTCCCAATGGTGAAGACAGTCCTCCACAGGtgcccctcccaccacctccGCCACCGCCACCTCGGCCTGTTGCCCGCCGCAGCCGCAAGCCCCGGAAAGCTTTCCTGCAAACCAAGGGGGCCAGAGCAAACCACCTAGTCCCTGAGGTGCCCACAGTGCCCGCCCATCCCTTGACCtatgaggaggaggaggtggcggGCAGAGTGGGCAGCAGTGGGGGCAGTGGGCCGGGGGACAGCTACAGCCCTCCCACAGGAACTGCCTCCCCTCCTGAGGGTCCCCAGAGCTACGAACCCTATGAGggtgaggaagaagaagaggagctgGTATATCCCCCAGCCTATGGGCTGGCGCAGGGTGGCGGGCCCCCGCTGTCCCCAGAGGAGCTGGGCTCAGATGAGGATGCCATCGATCCTGACCTGATGGCCTACCTAAGCTCCCTGCACCAGGACAACCTGGCACCAGGCCTGGACAGCCAAGACAAGCTGGTGCGCAAACGCCGCTCCCAGATGCCTCAGGAGTGCCCTGTCTGCCACAAGATCATCCATGGGGCAGGCAAACTGCCTCGCCACATGAGGACCCACACAGGCGAGAAGCCCTTTGCCTGCGAGGTCTGCGGTGTTCGATTCACCAG GAACGACAAGCTGAAGATCCACATGCGGAAGCACACGGGAGAGCGCCCCTACTCATGCCCGCACTGCCCAGCCCGCTTCCTGCACAGCTACGACCTCAAGAACCACATGCACCTGCACACAGGGGACCGGCCCTATGAGTGCCACCTGTGCCACAAGGCTTTCGCCAAGGAGGACCACCTGCAGCGCCACCTCAAAGGCCAGAACTGCCTGGAGGTGCGCACCCGACGGCGCCGCAAGGACGATGCACCACCCCACTACCCACCACCCTCTACCGCTGCTGCATCCCCCGCTGGCCTCGACCTCTCCAATGGCCACCTGGACACCTTCCGCCTCTCTCTAGCTCGATTCTGGGAGCAGTCAGCCCCCACTGGGCCCCCGGTCTCTACCCCAGGGCCCCCTGATGACGATGAGGAGGAAGGGGCACCCACCACACCCCAGGCTGAAGGTGCCATGGAGTCCTCTTAA
- the ZBTB7B gene encoding zinc finger and BTB domain-containing protein 7B isoform X2 encodes MSGTGAGPQAPGPGGGRASSHTVSLSSSSQRTRRLRGAPEPGLGDLELGRDLTPTAPGSSQLPSPPSPFVACGLSSPPRPPGSEKMGSPEDDLIGIPFPDHSSELLSCLNEQRQLGHLCDLTIRTQGLEYRTHRAVLAACSHYFKKLFTEGGGGAVMGAGGSGTATGGAGAGVCELDFVGPEALGALLEFAYTATLTTSSANMPAVLQAARLLEIPCVIAACMEILQGSGLEAPSPDEDDCERARQYLEAFATATASGVPNGEDSPPQVPLPPPPPPPPRPVARRSRKPRKAFLQTKGARANHLVPEVPTVPAHPLTYEEEEVAGRVGSSGGSGPGDSYSPPTGTASPPEGPQSYEPYEGEEEEEELVYPPAYGLAQGGGPPLSPEELGSDEDAIDPDLMAYLSSLHQDNLAPGLDSQDKLVRKRRSQMPQECPVCHKIIHGAGKLPRHMRTHTGEKPFACEVCGVRFTRNDKLKIHMRKHTGERPYSCPHCPARFLHSYDLKNHMHLHTGDRPYECHLCHKAFAKEDHLQRHLKGQNCLEVRTRRRRKDDAPPHYPPPSTAAASPAGLDLSNGHLDTFRLSLARFWEQSAPTGPPVSTPGPPDDDEEEGAPTTPQAEGAMESS; translated from the exons GAGCCCCAGAACCAGGACTGGGGGATTTGGAGCTGGGCAGAGACTTAACCCCCACAGCACCGGGAAGCAGCCAACTCCCCTCGCCTCCTTCCCCCTTCGTGGCTTGCGGTCTCTCTTCCCCGCCTCGGCCCCCAGGAAGT GAGAAGATGGGGAGCCCCGAGGATGACCTGATTGGGATTCCATTCCCGGACCACAGCAGTGAGCTCCTGAGCTGCCTCAATGAGCAGCGCCAGCTGGGCCACCTATGTGACCTCACCATCCGGACGCAGGGCCTTGAATACCGCACCCACAGGGCTGTGCTAGCTGCCTGTAGCCACTACTTCAAGAAGCTTTTCACTGAGGGCGGTGGCGGAGCTGTCATGGGGGCCGGGGGTAGCGGGACGGCCACTGGGGGAGCAGGGGCCGGTGTGTGTGAGCTGGACTTTGTAGGGCCAGAGGCACTAGGCGCCCTCCTTGAATTTGCCTATACAGCCACACTGACCACCAGCAGCGCCAACATGCCAGCTGTGCTCCAGGCTGCCCGCCTGCTGGAGATCCCGTGTGTCATCGCTGCTTGCATGGAGATTCTGCAGGGCAGTGGGCTAGAAGCTCCCAGCCCGGACGAGGATGACTGTGAGCGAGCCCGCCAGTATCTGGAGGCCTTTGCCACAGCCACGGCCTCTGGAGTTCCCAATGGTGAAGACAGTCCTCCACAGGtgcccctcccaccacctccGCCACCGCCACCTCGGCCTGTTGCCCGCCGCAGCCGCAAGCCCCGGAAAGCTTTCCTGCAAACCAAGGGGGCCAGAGCAAACCACCTAGTCCCTGAGGTGCCCACAGTGCCCGCCCATCCCTTGACCtatgaggaggaggaggtggcggGCAGAGTGGGCAGCAGTGGGGGCAGTGGGCCGGGGGACAGCTACAGCCCTCCCACAGGAACTGCCTCCCCTCCTGAGGGTCCCCAGAGCTACGAACCCTATGAGggtgaggaagaagaagaggagctgGTATATCCCCCAGCCTATGGGCTGGCGCAGGGTGGCGGGCCCCCGCTGTCCCCAGAGGAGCTGGGCTCAGATGAGGATGCCATCGATCCTGACCTGATGGCCTACCTAAGCTCCCTGCACCAGGACAACCTGGCACCAGGCCTGGACAGCCAAGACAAGCTGGTGCGCAAACGCCGCTCCCAGATGCCTCAGGAGTGCCCTGTCTGCCACAAGATCATCCATGGGGCAGGCAAACTGCCTCGCCACATGAGGACCCACACAGGCGAGAAGCCCTTTGCCTGCGAGGTCTGCGGTGTTCGATTCACCAG GAACGACAAGCTGAAGATCCACATGCGGAAGCACACGGGAGAGCGCCCCTACTCATGCCCGCACTGCCCAGCCCGCTTCCTGCACAGCTACGACCTCAAGAACCACATGCACCTGCACACAGGGGACCGGCCCTATGAGTGCCACCTGTGCCACAAGGCTTTCGCCAAGGAGGACCACCTGCAGCGCCACCTCAAAGGCCAGAACTGCCTGGAGGTGCGCACCCGACGGCGCCGCAAGGACGATGCACCACCCCACTACCCACCACCCTCTACCGCTGCTGCATCCCCCGCTGGCCTCGACCTCTCCAATGGCCACCTGGACACCTTCCGCCTCTCTCTAGCTCGATTCTGGGAGCAGTCAGCCCCCACTGGGCCCCCGGTCTCTACCCCAGGGCCCCCTGATGACGATGAGGAGGAAGGGGCACCCACCACACCCCAGGCTGAAGGTGCCATGGAGTCCTCTTAA